CGTTCCACCAGCTCCAGCGGTTCCAGCATGCGCCCGGGACCGGTTTCTCCGCAGGCCTGGTCGCCGGTGCCGGGGCCGAACAGATGCACCGCCATCTGGCGCAGCCCGAAGACGTTCCTTTGCGTCGCCGGGTTTTCCCACATCTGCTGGTTCATGGCCGGGGCGACCGCTACCGGTGCCGCTGTCGCCAGGCAAACCGCGCTCAGCAGGTCGTCGGCCCTTCCCTGGTTGAGCTTGGCCAGGAAGTTGGCGCTGGCCGGGGCAACCAGAACCACATCGGCCCAGCGGGCGAGATCTATGTGGCCCATGGCATATTCGGCGTCGGTATCCAGTAGGTACTGGTACACCGGGTGACCACTGACGGCCTGCAAGGTGAGCGGGGTAATGAATTCGCTGGCGGCCCGGGTCATGACCACGCGCACCTCGGCACCGGCATCGCGCAGCCGCCGGGCGAGGTCGGCGGACTTGTAGGCGGCAATGCCACCGGTGACACCGAGCAGGACGCGTTTATTTTGCAGATCGGCCATGTGATACAGTGTACTGCCGCAGGAAGACGAAATATACGGAACTACATGGAGGTAGTCATGCCCATCTCAAGCTGGCCCGTGGCGGAACGGCCACGGGAAAAACTTCTGCAACGAGGGCCATCGGCGCTGTCCGATGCCGAACTCCTGGCCATTTTCCTGCGCACCGGCGTGTCCGGACGTACCGCCGTTGATCTCGCGCGGGAACTTCTGGCCCGTTTTGGCAGCCTGCGCGCCCTGTTGTCTGCCGGTGAGGCCGATTTCTGTCAGGCCCCCGGTCTTGGGACCGCCAAATACGCGCAGCTTCAGGCGGTGCTGGAGATGGGCCGCCGCTATCTCGGGGAGCGACTGGAGCGGGGCGAGTCCCTGTGCTCGCCCACGGCCACCCGGCGCTACCTGACGGCCCGATTGCGGGACCGGCCGCAGGAGGTGTTCTGCTGCCTCTACCTCGATAACCGGCACCGCGTGCTGGCCTTCGAGGAGCTTTTCACCGGTACCCTGGACGGGGCCGCGGTCTATCCCCGGGAGGTGGTCAAACGGGCCCTGGCCCACAGTGCCGCCGCCGTGATCCTGGTCCATAACCACCCCAGCGGGGTGGCCGAGCCCAGCCGGGCGGACGAGCTCCTGACCCTGAGGCTCAAGGACGCCCTGGCCCTGGTGGATATCCGGGTCCTGGACCATCTGGTGGTGGGGGACGGTGAGCCGGTGTCTTTCGCCGAGCGGGGTCTGATGTAGGCCGGGGGTACCCCACCCCGGGGGATTCTGGTATAAATCCGGCTCTTTTTCGGCCGCCCGGCGGTCAAATCTAGAGGTTTCGTCATGTCGAAGGTATGCCAGGTCACCGGAAAGCGTCCGGTCTCGGGAAACAATGTTTCCCACGCCAACAACAAGACCAAGCGTCGGTTTCTGCCCAATTTGCACTATCGTCGCTTCTGGGTGGAGAGCGAGAACCGCTGGGTGCGTCTGCGCGTGTCCCATGCAGGCCTGCGCAACATCGACAAGAAGGGCATCGACGCCGTGCTGGCGGAAATTCGTGCCCGCGGTGAGAAGGTGTAAGGAGGCGATCCATGGCAGCTGTACGTGAAAAGATCAAGCTGGTTTCCAGTGCCGGAACCGGTTTC
This Acidiferrobacteraceae bacterium DNA region includes the following protein-coding sequences:
- the rpmB gene encoding 50S ribosomal protein L28, whose product is MSKVCQVTGKRPVSGNNVSHANNKTKRRFLPNLHYRRFWVESENRWVRLRVSHAGLRNIDKKGIDAVLAEIRARGEKV
- the radC gene encoding DNA repair protein RadC yields the protein MPISSWPVAERPREKLLQRGPSALSDAELLAIFLRTGVSGRTAVDLARELLARFGSLRALLSAGEADFCQAPGLGTAKYAQLQAVLEMGRRYLGERLERGESLCSPTATRRYLTARLRDRPQEVFCCLYLDNRHRVLAFEELFTGTLDGAAVYPREVVKRALAHSAAAVILVHNHPSGVAEPSRADELLTLRLKDALALVDIRVLDHLVVGDGEPVSFAERGLM